In a genomic window of Micromonospora cremea:
- the mqnC gene encoding cyclic dehypoxanthinyl futalosine synthase has protein sequence MTVSREIDDILQRGADGGRITPEEALLLYTEAPFHRLGEAADAVRRRRYPDNIVTYLIDRNINYTNVCVTACKFCAFYRAPKHAEGWTHPTEEILRRCGEAVELGATQVMLQGGHHPDYGVEYYEELFASVKQAYPQLVIHSIGPSEILHMAKVSGVSLDEAVARIKAAGLDSIAGAGAEMLPERPRKAIAPLKESGERWLEVMELAHRQGIESTATMMMGTGETHAERIEHLRMIRDVQDRTRGFRSFIPWTYQPENNHLKGRTQATTLEYLRLVAVARLFFETVPHLQASWLTTGKDVGQLALHMGVDDLGSIMLEENVISSAGARHRSNLHELIGMIRSADRIPAQRDTLYNRLAVHHTPADDPTDDRVVSHFSSIALPGGGAGRSLPLVEAN, from the coding sequence GTGACGGTGAGCCGGGAGATCGACGACATCCTGCAGCGCGGCGCGGACGGCGGGCGGATCACGCCCGAGGAGGCCCTGCTGCTCTACACCGAGGCGCCCTTCCACCGGCTGGGCGAGGCGGCGGACGCGGTGCGCCGGCGGCGCTACCCGGACAACATCGTCACGTACCTGATCGATCGCAACATCAACTACACCAACGTCTGCGTGACGGCGTGCAAGTTCTGCGCGTTCTACCGCGCGCCGAAGCACGCTGAGGGTTGGACGCACCCGACCGAGGAGATACTGCGCCGCTGCGGCGAGGCGGTCGAGCTGGGCGCGACCCAGGTGATGCTCCAGGGCGGGCACCACCCGGACTACGGCGTCGAGTACTACGAGGAGCTCTTCGCCTCGGTCAAGCAGGCGTACCCGCAGCTGGTCATCCACTCCATCGGGCCGAGCGAGATCCTGCACATGGCCAAGGTTTCCGGGGTGAGCCTGGACGAGGCCGTCGCCCGGATCAAGGCCGCCGGCCTCGACTCGATCGCCGGCGCCGGCGCGGAGATGCTGCCCGAGCGGCCCCGCAAGGCCATCGCCCCACTCAAGGAGTCGGGTGAGCGCTGGCTGGAGGTCATGGAGCTGGCCCATCGGCAGGGCATCGAGTCGACCGCCACCATGATGATGGGCACCGGCGAGACGCACGCGGAGCGGATCGAGCACCTGCGCATGATCCGCGACGTGCAGGACCGCACCCGCGGCTTCCGGTCCTTCATCCCGTGGACGTACCAGCCGGAGAACAACCACCTCAAGGGCCGCACCCAGGCGACCACCCTGGAATACCTGCGGTTGGTCGCGGTGGCCCGGCTCTTCTTCGAGACCGTGCCGCACCTCCAGGCGTCCTGGCTGACCACCGGCAAGGACGTCGGGCAGCTCGCGCTGCACATGGGCGTGGACGATCTCGGCTCGATCATGCTGGAGGAGAACGTCATCTCCTCGGCCGGCGCGCGGCACCGTTCCAACCTGCACGAGCTGATCGGCATGATCCGCTCGGCGGACCGGATCCCCGCGCAGCGGGACACCCTCTACAACCGGCTCGCCGTGCACCACACGCCGGCCGACGACCCGACCGACGACCGGGTGGTCTCGCACTTCTCCTCGATCGCGCTGCCCGGCGGCGGTGCCGGCCGGTCCCTGCCGCTTGTCGAGGCCAACTGA
- a CDS encoding cell wall anchor protein codes for MTAFHRSTLARASVVALLAAGGLATVAAPAQAADQADLALVPMSYELAKGVKEAKAKPFKFQVDNTRSTVDAKDVRVTVETKGLKDRKVGVLAWDGCEVAGTTFSCLLGDLAAGTTEDFGIPLFSAGGRGPAGTLVVTISSATADPVTGDNTVEHEIIVAKPGYDLTTWVQDVYADVVVDADETGESGREPVRLGKTAPLDWAVYNDGSRKATGVAYGFTLPAGVTFAELPEGCVEQTLNGLANAYCEDSGVVLKPGQFYTVGVRVKIGADVTEAVLRPGFLFAAGLDAAQGSPEAQPQVATSAQRRAFTETDHGDNTAQFDVFVDLTAQPTPTPTPTTTPTPTPTPTETASPTPSGTTTPSGTTTPGATTPPGAGGGGGGDGGGGLPVTGVQVGLIGGIGGMILVAGGTLLVLSRRRKVILVAPTDEKSTD; via the coding sequence ATGACAGCGTTCCACCGCTCGACCCTGGCCCGCGCCAGTGTCGTGGCGCTGCTCGCGGCCGGTGGCCTGGCCACCGTGGCCGCCCCGGCGCAGGCCGCCGACCAGGCCGACCTGGCCCTGGTGCCGATGAGCTACGAACTGGCCAAGGGCGTCAAGGAAGCCAAGGCCAAGCCGTTCAAGTTCCAGGTCGACAACACCCGGAGCACGGTCGACGCCAAGGACGTCCGGGTCACCGTGGAGACCAAGGGCCTCAAGGATCGCAAGGTCGGTGTGCTCGCCTGGGACGGCTGCGAGGTCGCTGGCACCACCTTCAGCTGCCTCCTCGGCGACCTGGCCGCCGGCACCACCGAGGACTTCGGCATCCCGCTGTTCTCGGCGGGTGGTCGCGGCCCGGCCGGCACGCTGGTGGTCACCATCAGCTCGGCCACCGCCGATCCCGTTACCGGGGACAACACGGTTGAGCACGAGATCATCGTCGCCAAGCCCGGCTATGACCTGACCACCTGGGTGCAGGACGTCTACGCCGACGTGGTGGTGGACGCCGACGAGACGGGCGAGTCCGGCCGCGAGCCGGTCAGGCTTGGCAAGACGGCGCCGCTGGACTGGGCGGTCTACAACGACGGCAGCCGCAAGGCCACCGGCGTGGCGTACGGCTTCACGCTGCCGGCGGGCGTCACCTTCGCCGAGCTGCCAGAGGGCTGCGTGGAGCAGACGCTGAACGGCCTGGCAAACGCGTACTGCGAGGACTCCGGTGTGGTGCTGAAGCCGGGTCAGTTCTACACCGTCGGCGTGCGGGTGAAGATCGGCGCGGACGTGACCGAGGCGGTGCTCCGGCCCGGGTTCCTCTTCGCCGCCGGCCTGGACGCCGCTCAGGGCAGCCCTGAGGCGCAGCCGCAGGTGGCGACCAGCGCGCAGCGCCGGGCGTTCACCGAGACCGACCACGGGGACAACACCGCGCAGTTCGACGTGTTCGTCGACCTGACCGCGCAGCCCACCCCGACCCCCACGCCCACGACCACGCCGACGCCGACGCCGACGCCGACGGAAACGGCGAGCCCGACGCCGAGCGGCACGACGACGCCGAGCGGCACGACGACGCCGGGCGCGACCACGCCCCCGGGCGCGGGTGGTGGCGGCGGTGGCGACGGTGGTGGCGGGCTGCCGGTGACCGGTGTGCAGGTCGGCCTGATCGGCGGCATCGGCGGCATGATCCTGGTCGCGGGCGGGACGCTGCTGGTGCTTTCCCGTCGGCGCAAGGTCATCCTGGTCGCTCCAACCGATGAGAAGTCGACCGACTGA
- a CDS encoding demethylmenaquinone methyltransferase produces MSRTPQGQRASLDKQPHEVAAMFDGVAERYDLTNTVLSFGQDRSWRRSTRAALGLRPGERVLDVGAGTGVSTRELAQSGAYAVGADLSLGMLHAGKRARPEVPLLAGDALRLPFADASFDAVTISFALRNVNDTDAALRELARVTRPGGRLVVCEFSTPVNPAFRTVYLSYLMRSLPAVARAVASNPEAYVYLAESIRAWPDQAALAGRVAAAGWGRVAWRNLTGGVVALHRGIRE; encoded by the coding sequence GTGAGCCGTACCCCGCAGGGCCAGCGCGCCAGCCTGGACAAGCAGCCGCACGAGGTCGCCGCGATGTTCGACGGCGTGGCCGAGCGATACGACCTGACCAACACGGTGCTCTCCTTTGGCCAGGACCGCTCCTGGCGTCGGTCCACCCGGGCGGCGCTCGGGCTACGGCCGGGCGAGCGGGTGCTGGACGTCGGCGCGGGCACCGGTGTCTCGACCCGGGAGCTGGCCCAGTCCGGGGCGTACGCGGTGGGTGCGGACCTGTCCCTGGGCATGCTGCACGCCGGCAAGCGGGCCCGGCCCGAGGTGCCGTTGCTGGCGGGAGACGCGCTGCGGCTGCCGTTCGCCGACGCCAGCTTCGACGCGGTGACCATCTCCTTCGCGCTGCGCAACGTCAACGACACCGACGCGGCCCTGCGTGAGCTGGCCCGGGTGACCCGACCCGGTGGGCGGCTGGTGGTCTGCGAGTTCAGCACCCCGGTCAACCCCGCCTTCCGGACGGTCTACCTGTCGTACCTGATGCGGTCGCTGCCGGCGGTGGCCCGCGCGGTGGCCAGCAACCCCGAGGCGTACGTCTACCTGGCCGAGTCGATCCGGGCCTGGCCGGACCAGGCCGCGCTGGCCGGGCGGGTCGCCGCGGCCGGCTGGGGACGGGTGGCGTGGCGCAACCTGACCGGTGGCGTGGTCGCCCTGCACCGGGGGATCCGCGAGTAG
- a CDS encoding geranylgeranyl reductase family protein — MTAVEHDADVIVVGAGPGGSATAYHLARHGVRVLLLEKTEFPREKVCGDGLTPRAVRQLVRMGVDTSPEAGWLHNRGLRVIGGGVRLELDWPELASFPNYGLVRTRLDFDDLLAQRAVAAGAKLRTNVNVLGPVLDGDGRVTGVEAEVGPGKEPATFHAPLVVAADGVSGRFPLALGLAKREDRPIGVAVRRYYHSPVKHDDDYLESWLELRSKDSGDKLLPGYGWIFGLGDGRVNVGLGVLNSSSAFGKTNYRRLLTDWLANTPVDWGMTDEANADGPILGAALPMGFNRVPHYTRGVMLVGDSGGMVNPFNGEGIAYAMESGELAAEVAVQALARPAGPERERALMAYPNELKARLGGYYRLGGIFVKLIGRPEIMRIATKHGMPHPTLMRFVLKLLANLTDPRGGDAMDRVINAMTKAAPAV, encoded by the coding sequence ATGACCGCGGTGGAACACGATGCCGACGTCATCGTCGTGGGCGCCGGTCCCGGTGGATCGGCGACGGCTTACCACCTGGCGCGGCACGGCGTGCGGGTGCTGCTGCTGGAGAAGACCGAGTTCCCCCGGGAAAAGGTCTGCGGCGATGGGCTGACCCCGCGCGCGGTGCGCCAGCTCGTGCGGATGGGCGTGGACACCTCGCCCGAGGCCGGTTGGCTGCACAACCGGGGCCTGCGGGTGATCGGCGGCGGGGTGCGCCTGGAACTGGACTGGCCGGAGCTCGCCAGCTTCCCCAACTACGGGCTGGTGCGCACCAGACTCGACTTCGACGACCTGCTCGCCCAACGGGCGGTGGCCGCCGGCGCCAAGCTGCGGACCAACGTCAACGTGCTCGGCCCGGTGCTCGACGGCGACGGCCGGGTGACCGGCGTCGAGGCAGAGGTGGGCCCGGGCAAGGAGCCCGCCACCTTCCACGCTCCGCTGGTCGTGGCGGCAGACGGGGTCTCCGGCCGGTTCCCGCTCGCTCTCGGGCTGGCCAAGCGGGAGGACCGGCCGATCGGCGTGGCCGTCCGCCGCTACTACCACTCCCCGGTCAAGCACGACGACGACTACCTCGAGTCCTGGCTGGAGCTGCGCAGCAAGGACAGCGGCGACAAACTGCTGCCCGGGTACGGCTGGATCTTCGGGCTCGGTGACGGGCGGGTCAACGTCGGCCTCGGCGTGCTCAACTCGTCCTCCGCGTTCGGCAAGACCAACTACCGCCGGCTGCTCACCGACTGGCTGGCGAACACGCCCGTCGACTGGGGAATGACCGACGAGGCCAACGCCGACGGCCCGATCCTCGGCGCCGCGCTGCCGATGGGCTTCAACCGGGTGCCGCACTACACCCGTGGCGTGATGCTGGTCGGCGACTCCGGCGGCATGGTCAACCCGTTCAACGGGGAGGGCATCGCCTACGCCATGGAGTCCGGCGAACTGGCCGCGGAGGTCGCGGTGCAGGCCCTCGCGCGACCGGCCGGCCCGGAGCGGGAGCGGGCGCTGATGGCGTACCCGAACGAGCTGAAGGCCCGGCTCGGTGGCTACTACCGGCTGGGCGGCATCTTCGTGAAGCTGATCGGCCGTCCGGAAATCATGCGGATCGCCACCAAGCACGGCATGCCGCACCCGACGCTGATGCGCTTCGTACTCAAGCTGTTGGCCAACCTGACCGACCCGCGTGGCGGGGACGCGATGGACCGGGTCATCAATGCGATGACGAAGGCAGCGCCAGCGGTATAG
- a CDS encoding NADH-quinone oxidoreductase subunit A, translated as MTLSPYAPIIGLFALAAAFSLFSVGAARFAGPRRYNKAKLEAYECGIEPSPQPVGGGRFPIKFYLTAMLFIVFDIEIIFLYPWAVSFDALPIFGFVEMVLFIVAVFVAYAYVWRRGGLDWD; from the coding sequence ATGACGCTCTCGCCTTACGCACCGATCATCGGGCTGTTTGCCCTCGCCGCGGCGTTCTCGCTGTTCTCGGTTGGCGCCGCCCGCTTCGCTGGTCCCCGTCGTTACAACAAGGCCAAACTCGAGGCTTACGAGTGCGGCATCGAGCCCAGCCCCCAGCCGGTCGGCGGCGGGCGGTTCCCGATCAAGTTCTACCTGACGGCGATGCTCTTCATCGTCTTCGACATCGAGATCATCTTCCTCTACCCATGGGCGGTCTCGTTCGACGCTCTGCCGATCTTCGGCTTCGTGGAGATGGTCCTGTTCATCGTCGCGGTCTTCGTCGCGTACGCCTATGTGTGGCGGCGCGGCGGCCTGGACTGGGACTGA
- a CDS encoding NuoB/complex I 20 kDa subunit family protein: MGIEEKLPAGVLLTSVEKLVNWSRKSSVWGATFGLACCAIEMMAAGGPHYDMGRWGMEVFRASPRQADLMIVAGRVSQKMAPVLRQIYDQMAEPRWVLSMGVCASSGGMFNNYAIVQGVDHVVPVDMYLPGCPPRPEMLIDAILKLREKIMYEPLGPNGRKMLAARQERGDVPVVPYGSMPSSYRNDKARRAEWTRAVREGREEQLRIENWMNAQNHLHAHRGPK, from the coding sequence ATGGGCATCGAGGAGAAGCTTCCCGCCGGCGTCCTGCTCACCTCGGTGGAGAAGCTGGTCAACTGGTCCCGGAAGTCGTCCGTGTGGGGCGCCACCTTCGGCCTGGCCTGCTGCGCCATCGAGATGATGGCCGCCGGTGGCCCGCACTACGACATGGGCCGCTGGGGCATGGAGGTCTTCCGGGCCTCGCCCCGACAGGCCGACCTGATGATCGTGGCTGGCCGGGTGAGTCAGAAGATGGCGCCGGTGCTGCGCCAGATCTACGACCAGATGGCCGAGCCCCGCTGGGTGCTCTCCATGGGCGTCTGCGCCAGCAGCGGCGGCATGTTCAACAACTACGCGATCGTGCAGGGCGTCGACCACGTCGTACCGGTCGACATGTACCTGCCCGGCTGCCCGCCGCGGCCGGAGATGCTCATCGACGCGATCCTCAAGCTCCGCGAGAAGATCATGTATGAGCCGCTGGGCCCGAACGGTCGCAAGATGCTGGCGGCCCGCCAGGAGCGTGGCGACGTCCCGGTCGTGCCCTACGGCTCCATGCCGTCCTCGTACCGCAACGACAAGGCCCGGCGTGCCGAGTGGACCCGGGCGGTCCGCGAGGGGCGCGAGGAGCAGCTGCGGATCGAGAACTGGATGAACGCGCAGAACCACCTCCACGCTCACAGGGGCCCGAAGTGA
- a CDS encoding NADH-quinone oxidoreductase subunit C: MTAPNDRNNDGGVPVPVTPAGASSTAPAEYPPASPAGRGMFGNHGTGDVSGYGGLVRQRQPIEEAARPYGGYFDEVRDALEEAYPAFGDAIEKVVVDRGELTLHVRPERIAEVCQVMRDDLALRFELCSSVSGVDYLGADERRLHVVYLLTSMTYRRRVRLEAAVSVESPHLPSVTAIYPTADWQEREAYDMFGIVFDGHPNLTRILMPDDWEGHPQRKDYPLGGVAVEYKGAEIPPPDRRRSYQ, translated from the coding sequence GTGACCGCACCGAACGACAGGAACAACGACGGCGGGGTGCCGGTGCCGGTCACGCCGGCCGGCGCCAGCAGCACCGCCCCGGCCGAGTACCCGCCGGCCAGCCCGGCCGGCCGCGGGATGTTCGGCAACCACGGCACCGGCGACGTGTCCGGCTACGGCGGCCTGGTCCGCCAGCGCCAGCCGATCGAGGAGGCCGCCCGGCCGTACGGCGGGTACTTCGACGAGGTCCGCGACGCGCTGGAGGAGGCGTACCCGGCCTTCGGCGACGCGATCGAGAAGGTCGTGGTCGACCGGGGTGAGCTGACCCTGCACGTACGCCCGGAGCGGATCGCCGAGGTCTGCCAGGTGATGCGGGACGACCTGGCGCTGCGCTTCGAACTGTGCTCCTCGGTCTCCGGCGTGGACTACCTCGGCGCCGACGAGCGCCGCCTGCACGTGGTCTACCTGCTCACCTCGATGACCTACCGGCGTCGGGTCCGGCTGGAGGCCGCCGTCTCCGTGGAGAGCCCGCACCTGCCCAGCGTGACGGCGATCTACCCGACCGCCGACTGGCAGGAGCGGGAGGCGTACGACATGTTCGGCATCGTCTTCGACGGCCACCCCAACCTGACCCGGATCCTCATGCCGGACGACTGGGAGGGCCACCCGCAGCGCAAGGACTACCCGCTCGGTGGCGTGGCGGTCGAGTACAAGGGCGCTGAGATCCCGCCGCCGGACCGGAGGAGGTCATACCAGTGA
- a CDS encoding NADH-quinone oxidoreductase subunit D, producing the protein MTTSNYATERETTEGRVFTVTGGDWDTVVSSTDPINDERIVVNMGPQHPSTHGVLRLILELEGETVREARSVVGYLHTGIEKNLEYRNWVQGSTFVTRMDYLAPLFNETAYALAVEKLLGITDDITERATTIRVLMMELNRISSHLVWLATTGMELGAISIMLYGFREREYILDIFETITGLRMNHAYVRPGGVAQDVPDEAIVKIREFLKMMPKKLKEYEDLLSGQPIWTERTKNVAVLDVTGCVALGITGPVLRSAGLAWDLRKTMPYCGYETYEFDVPTHPDGDVWGRYLVRLAEIRESLKLVEQALDRLRPGPVMVADRKIAWPAQLAIGVDGMGNSLEHVAKIMGQSMESLIHHFKLVTEGFRVPPGQVYVGIESPRGELGVHAVSDGGTRPYRVHYREPSFVNLQALPAMAEGGLIADVIAGGASLDPVMGGCDR; encoded by the coding sequence GTGACCACGTCGAACTATGCGACCGAACGCGAGACCACCGAGGGCAGGGTCTTCACCGTCACCGGTGGGGACTGGGACACGGTCGTCTCGAGCACCGACCCGATCAACGACGAGCGGATCGTCGTCAACATGGGTCCGCAGCACCCGTCCACGCACGGCGTGCTGCGGCTGATCCTGGAGCTGGAGGGCGAGACGGTCCGCGAGGCCCGCTCGGTCGTCGGCTACCTGCACACCGGCATCGAGAAGAACCTCGAATACCGCAACTGGGTCCAGGGCTCGACGTTCGTGACCCGGATGGACTACCTCGCGCCGCTGTTCAACGAGACGGCGTACGCGCTGGCGGTCGAGAAGCTGCTCGGCATCACCGACGACATCACCGAGCGCGCCACCACCATCCGGGTGCTGATGATGGAGCTGAACCGGATCTCGTCGCACCTGGTCTGGCTGGCGACCACCGGCATGGAGCTGGGCGCGATCTCGATCATGCTCTACGGCTTCCGTGAGCGGGAGTACATCCTCGACATCTTCGAGACCATCACCGGCCTGCGGATGAACCACGCGTACGTCCGGCCGGGCGGCGTGGCGCAGGACGTTCCGGACGAGGCGATCGTCAAGATCCGCGAGTTCCTGAAGATGATGCCGAAGAAGCTCAAGGAGTACGAGGATCTCCTCTCCGGCCAGCCGATCTGGACGGAGCGGACGAAGAACGTCGCGGTGCTGGACGTGACCGGCTGCGTGGCGCTCGGCATCACCGGGCCGGTGCTGCGCTCCGCCGGGTTGGCCTGGGACCTGCGCAAGACCATGCCGTACTGCGGTTACGAGACGTACGAGTTCGACGTGCCGACCCATCCCGACGGTGACGTGTGGGGCCGCTACCTGGTCCGGCTCGCCGAGATCCGGGAGTCGTTGAAGCTGGTCGAGCAGGCGCTGGACCGGCTCCGGCCGGGCCCGGTGATGGTTGCCGACCGCAAGATCGCCTGGCCGGCGCAGCTGGCCATCGGCGTCGACGGCATGGGCAACTCGCTGGAGCACGTCGCGAAGATCATGGGTCAGTCGATGGAGTCGCTGATCCACCACTTCAAGCTGGTCACCGAGGGCTTCCGGGTCCCGCCGGGCCAGGTGTACGTCGGCATCGAGTCGCCCCGCGGCGAGCTGGGCGTGCACGCGGTCTCCGACGGTGGCACCCGGCCGTACCGGGTGCACTACCGGGAACCGAGCTTCGTCAACCTCCAGGCACTCCCGGCGATGGCCGAGGGCGGCCTGATCGCCGACGTGATCGCCGGCGGCGCCTCGCTGGACCCCGTGATGGGTGGTTGTGACCGATGA
- the nuoE gene encoding NADH-quinone oxidoreductase subunit NuoE, translating to MTTTFTDETRERAREIIARYPADRSRSALLPLLHLVQSEEGYVSPAGVAFCAEVLGLNKAQVGAVATFYTMYKRKPTGDFLVSVCTNTMCNVLGGQEVYDTLAEHLGVGHDETTADGKITLEHAECLAACDYGPVMTVNYDFFDGVDSSTAVGVVDELRAGGRPMPTRGARLCTLKEMAVQLAGFADERDGAVADGGPGEPTLRGLRLAQQHGVSVPGFDPNTPIRSKAEADKAAAQAKAAEAAAKPVEVPAPQVSPVKGGDGASAPTGTPGNAGSGEPAPAAAATGSTAPDVKAPDGKSPQVRTAETRQPDAATAVPDAPGIKVPAETSPAPRDAQEAEAAGVAANAPAGDGKPAGDSTGAQERNLNEASASADGATSTVASETGAQK from the coding sequence ATGACGACGACGTTCACTGACGAGACCCGCGAGCGGGCGCGCGAGATCATCGCCCGCTACCCGGCGGACCGGTCCCGCTCGGCGTTGCTGCCGCTGCTGCACCTGGTCCAGTCGGAGGAGGGGTACGTCTCCCCGGCCGGTGTCGCGTTCTGCGCCGAGGTGCTCGGGCTGAACAAGGCCCAGGTCGGCGCGGTGGCCACCTTCTACACGATGTACAAGCGCAAGCCGACCGGCGACTTCCTGGTCAGCGTCTGCACCAACACCATGTGCAACGTGCTCGGCGGCCAGGAGGTCTACGACACCCTCGCCGAGCACCTCGGTGTCGGGCACGACGAGACCACCGCCGACGGGAAGATCACCCTGGAGCACGCCGAGTGCCTGGCGGCCTGCGACTACGGCCCGGTGATGACCGTCAACTACGACTTCTTCGACGGCGTGGACTCGTCCACCGCGGTCGGTGTCGTCGACGAGCTGCGTGCCGGCGGCCGGCCGATGCCGACCCGGGGCGCCCGGCTGTGCACGCTCAAGGAGATGGCGGTGCAGCTCGCCGGCTTCGCCGACGAGCGCGACGGTGCGGTCGCCGACGGTGGGCCGGGCGAGCCCACGCTGCGCGGGCTGCGGCTGGCGCAGCAGCACGGCGTCTCGGTGCCGGGCTTCGACCCGAACACCCCGATCCGCAGCAAGGCGGAGGCGGACAAGGCGGCCGCGCAGGCGAAGGCCGCCGAGGCGGCCGCGAAGCCGGTTGAGGTGCCCGCCCCGCAGGTCAGTCCGGTGAAGGGTGGCGACGGCGCGTCCGCTCCGACGGGTACGCCCGGCAACGCCGGGTCCGGCGAGCCAGCTCCCGCCGCTGCGGCGACCGGCAGCACCGCGCCGGACGTGAAGGCGCCGGACGGCAAGTCGCCGCAGGTGCGTACCGCCGAGACCCGCCAGCCGGACGCGGCGACCGCCGTGCCCGACGCACCTGGCATCAAGGTCCCGGCGGAGACGTCGCCGGCCCCGCGCGACGCGCAGGAGGCGGAGGCGGCCGGCGTGGCGGCCAACGCGCCGGCCGGTGACGGCAAGCCCGCCGGTGACTCCACCGGCGCGCAGGAGCGCAACCTCAACGAAGCGTCGGCGAGCGCCGATGGCGCGACCTCCACCGTCGCGAGTGAAACGGGGGCCCAGAAGTGA
- the nuoF gene encoding NADH-quinone oxidoreductase subunit NuoF: MTTPRPETLAKLTPVLTKRWLSPDAWRIGTYEQLDGYAALRKALRAHPDDLIQLIKDSGLRGRGGAGFPTGLKWGFIPQGDGKPHYLVVNADEGEPGTCKDLPLMTHDPHSLVEGVIIASYAIRANRAYIYIRGEAVHAARRLRNAVQEAYDKGYLGRNILRSGYDLELVVHSGAGAYICGEETALLDSLEGFRGQPRLRPPFPATHGLYASPTVVNNVGTIASVPPIVLGGADWWKTMGTEKSSGPMIYSLSGRIVNPGQYECSMGVTLRELLELAGGMQPGHNLKFWTPGGSSTPLLAAEHLDVPLDFEGVAAAGSILGTTATQIFSDQDCPVYATYRWLEFYHHESCGKCTPCREGNYWMVRVYRRILAGQGTHEDLDTLLDTCDNILGRSFCGLGDGATSSVTSSLKYFKQDYLDYIEGRTAPKLSEKTLVGAH; the protein is encoded by the coding sequence GTGACCACTCCCCGCCCGGAGACGCTGGCCAAGCTGACGCCGGTGCTGACCAAGCGCTGGCTGTCGCCGGACGCCTGGCGGATCGGCACGTACGAGCAGCTGGACGGCTACGCCGCGCTGCGCAAGGCGCTCAGGGCCCACCCGGACGACCTGATCCAGCTCATCAAGGACTCCGGGCTGCGTGGCCGGGGCGGCGCCGGCTTCCCCACCGGTCTCAAGTGGGGCTTCATCCCGCAGGGCGACGGCAAGCCGCACTACCTGGTGGTCAACGCCGACGAGGGCGAGCCGGGCACCTGCAAGGACCTGCCGCTGATGACCCACGACCCGCACTCCCTGGTGGAGGGCGTGATCATCGCGTCGTACGCGATCCGGGCCAACCGCGCCTACATCTACATCCGGGGCGAGGCGGTGCACGCCGCGCGCCGGCTGCGCAACGCGGTCCAGGAGGCGTACGACAAGGGCTACCTCGGCCGGAACATCCTGCGCAGCGGCTACGACCTGGAGCTGGTGGTGCACTCGGGCGCCGGGGCGTACATCTGCGGCGAGGAGACGGCGCTGCTGGACTCGCTGGAGGGGTTCCGGGGCCAGCCCCGGCTGCGTCCGCCGTTCCCGGCCACCCACGGCCTTTACGCCAGCCCGACGGTGGTGAACAACGTCGGCACCATCGCCAGCGTGCCGCCTATCGTGCTCGGCGGGGCCGACTGGTGGAAGACCATGGGCACCGAGAAGTCCTCCGGGCCGATGATCTACTCGCTCTCGGGCCGGATCGTCAACCCCGGCCAGTACGAGTGCTCGATGGGCGTCACGCTGCGCGAGCTGCTGGAGCTGGCGGGCGGGATGCAGCCCGGGCACAACCTGAAGTTCTGGACCCCGGGCGGTTCGTCCACCCCGCTGCTCGCCGCCGAGCACCTGGACGTGCCGCTGGACTTCGAGGGGGTGGCGGCGGCCGGGTCGATCCTCGGCACCACGGCCACCCAGATCTTCTCCGACCAGGACTGCCCGGTCTACGCGACGTACCGGTGGCTGGAGTTCTACCACCACGAGTCGTGCGGCAAGTGCACCCCGTGCCGTGAGGGCAACTACTGGATGGTCCGGGTCTACCGGCGGATCCTCGCCGGCCAGGGCACCCATGAGGACCTGGACACCCTGCTGGACACCTGCGACAACATCCTCGGCCGCTCGTTCTGCGGTCTGGGCGACGGTGCGACCAGCTCGGTGACCTCGTCGCTGAAGTACTTCAAGCAGGACTACCTCGACTACATCGAGGGACGTACCGCACCCAAGCTGTCGGAGAAGACCCTGGTAGGGGCGCACTGA